AGAATCCTACCGGCTCCTGAGCCGAGCCGCAGCCTGACCTCCGCCATCACGACTACAGAGTCCCGAATCCCTCCCTGCGCCCTACATGCGCACTACTGAGGGCACTGAGTGCCGAGGAGAAGGTCTCAGGCAGCCTATCTAGTGCACTCTGTGTCCAACATGAACCTGGCTCAGGGTTCAGCCCACAAAAACACGCTTTACTTCCGGTGACACAGAAGCGACCAATCAAAACGGCACTTGGTGTGAAACTGTAACCAATCAGGTTCGAGAATGAATGCCTGCGTCACGGATTGGTTAGGTGTTGTTTTGCTGTTTGActtttatgtaatgttttattcttcacttCAGATAAagaagataagataagaaaaattataataattaaatttagtaaatattctaataataataaatgtgatgaGGTCTaacatcctcctcctcctcattaactaattaattcattaattggTTTATTAATTGATTAGTTTTTAATCTCCGCCCACTTTATTTCATGATAACTTGAATCTTTAGCCAGGCTTCGGCACAAATCAGAAACTTTATGTGTGTAGCTGTATTtatacagtgttgttttttgtttgtttttttttaaataaggggCGGGGTCTACGGGGGTGTGGgtggagggggcgtggcctgatGTGTCTGATGAGGCCGCAGCTGGAGCGTGATGTGAGGCAGaaactgtgtgtttctctttctctttctctttgtgtgtttatCTTTCCACGGTGACATTCCGGACTAAaccccgccacacacacacccacacacacacacacccacacacacacgtccggTTCCAGTCGGGTTCTTTAGTGTGCATGCAGCAGAATGGAGCAGGCGAGACGCCGAATGGAGACGCAGGACAGCTCTCCTTCAGCACCGCCAGCTGCTCGGCTGCTTTGCTGCCTGCtgcctcttcatcatcatcatcatcctcatcatcatcatcatcaacatcaacatcatcctcatcatcctcagcctcatcatcatcctcatcacgGCTGAGGAGGCTCACCCAGGAGGGCCGCGGAGTTCCTCCTCAGCCCACAGTCATGGTCGTGTTCTCGGCTGCGAGGGACAGCGAGCCAGCAGGAGATTCCGCCATGTCCAGGTCCGAGGAGGAGAAACGCAAAGCAGCCGTTTGCACTCCGAGCAGAAGCTTAGCCAAACCCCTGCGCACCTTGAACGCACCCCAGGAGGTAACAGGCCTGCGTCatggcttatttatttactgatttactgatttatttattatcacagCACTACTGAGGTGGTGTAACATATTAGCCTAATGTGCATTGTTCTCCTTTTACACAAGTGtcacgtttatttatttattcatttatttattataactcTTAATTCATTTGCTACGTGTCAGTGTTTTCAAAGCTCTGGACGTTGGCGTTCTCTTCCTGTTTACGTGAAGTCGAAGTCTGATTGGTGCGTCATGGCACGCGCAGGACAAGCGGcgcctctgattggctgttctCACGCTGCTGTCACACTCCTGGGCTTTAATCCTGattaatgaatcatgtttaGGAAAAATTCCACTCTTGATAAAGATGTCTATAAACAGCAAGGAGACATACTGCTGTAATGTTCTTCAGTCTAATCAGATCCTGTTAAATCCACACATCACTCCTTTaaagaataattatttttatcttttattcatCTGTAGTCTGTTTACTGTAGTACAGTTTCCTTAAACAATGCAAATGAGGCAGTGGATCATTACAGTGCACAGACTTTCACATCCAGATATCATGTTACCTGGAATCTGTGTCAGGTGAGAACTTCTCATAGAGACCTTTCACAGATATTTAAATAGATGCTGATGCCAGAGCTTTAAAGCGTTCgacccagtgtgtgtgtctcctaaaTCAGCAACTTGGcttgtttggaaaaaaaattgaaaaaaatagataaaaaacataacagcagtaattaacaaaaagaaacaattaaTGCTCCAGGATGATTCATTACATCGTATAAGGGACGTGGACTACACGATATCATATTTCACGAAATAAGTTTTTCaacattagcttttttttttttttttttaaatggaaatatataataaaattcttCCTAATGAGTTGTAGTTAACACATTTGGATAAAAATGCACATGTTTAATATCAGTAATGATCAGTTTCTGGTGCACGATGTGAAGTTGTTGATGGAAAATATTGATATTTGCAGTAAATCTGATGAATCCAGGTTTCAGTGTTGCGGATctgaatattaacattaataattattatggATGAATCCGTCTGCTGAAGTTTCCCGAGGTGATTCCTCTGAACGTAGGAGGGACGTACTTCACCACACGTCTGTCCACGTTGCGCCGGTACGAGGACACCATGCTGGCCGCCATGTTCAGCGGACGCCATCACATTCCCCGAGACGCTGAGGGACGATACTTCATCGACCGAGACGGAGCTTATTTTGGGTGAGATTATATGATTGTGTTACAGCGAGGCCTCCTGCAATTCTGTCCTGCTTACtacttatttattacacacacacacacacacacatcactgtgtgTGCTACTAGGGACTTCAGACTGCGCAGGGATGTATATAGaaacataaatgaattattcatcaaatagagaacaaaaagtaaaatacaCGATCGGTTACAAACAAACCTGATTAACGCAGATCCTCCTTCTTGTTTGTCATTTGAAACACGTTGTTCTTCATCATCGTAGTTTTCCTTCCACATCCCATAAtagttatttttctctcttacatATCTACCAGAGAAAAGGGAGATCAGAACTGCAAGATTCCTCTATTGCTCATATCTCTGCTGTGTGATAAGAGTATAGTGCAAGTCTCTTggcagactaacacacacacacacacacacacacacacacacacacacgtccttgAGAATTGGAGCTTCTCCTCATGCGAGCATAAAACCTCGTTTGAACAGATACAGTTCACATCATGGAAAAGATACACGTTTATAAAAATCACCACAGTATATTAGTGCTATCAttatgaacgtgtgtgtgtgtgtgtgtgtgtgtgtgtgtgtttttcctgagTACAGGGACATCCTGAACTTCCTGCGTGAGGGTGAGCTTCCTCAGAGGGACCGGGTTCGGGCCGTACACAGAGAGGCTCAGTATTACTCCATCGGGCCGCTGTTAGAGAGTCTGGAGGACAGACAGCCTCTGACCGGGGAGAAGGTTCGCCAGGCGTTCCTCGACCTCCTGCCTTATTAtaaaggtctctctctctctctctctctctctcacacacacacacacatacacaggtgtAAATGCTCACACAAAGAGCTGTGTGTA
This is a stretch of genomic DNA from Pangasianodon hypophthalmus isolate fPanHyp1 chromosome 17, fPanHyp1.pri, whole genome shotgun sequence. It encodes these proteins:
- the kctd7 gene encoding BTB/POZ domain-containing protein KCTD7 produces the protein MQQNGAGETPNGDAGQLSFSTASCSAALLPAASSSSSSSSSSSSSTSTSSSSSSASSSSSSRLRRLTQEGRGVPPQPTVMVVFSAARDSEPAGDSAMSRSEEEKRKAAVCTPSRSLAKPLRTLNAPQEFPEVIPLNVGGTYFTTRLSTLRRYEDTMLAAMFSGRHHIPRDAEGRYFIDRDGAYFGDILNFLREGELPQRDRVRAVHREAQYYSIGPLLESLEDRQPLTGEKVRQAFLDLLPYYKENLERIVEIAKLRAMQRKARFAKLKICVYKEEMPITPYERPLFNSLRFERSESEAKLFEHHCEVDVSFGPWEAVADVYDLLHCIVSDLAERGITVDQQCIGVCDKHLINHYYCKRPIYEFKITWW